One window of Mangrovibacterium diazotrophicum genomic DNA carries:
- a CDS encoding putative 2-dehydropantoate 2-reductase — MMDLRYAVVGTGALGGFYGGKLAEAGKQVDFLFNSDYEQVKQQGLRVDSVSGDFLLKPVAAYNSTSSMPKADVVLVCLKTTNNGLLKSLLQPLLHENSVVILIQNGLGIEDELREMMPDIQIAGGLAFICSNKIGPGHIHHLDLGKLILGSYNLKDKSVLEKVGEDFKQAGVPCQIAEDLYFARWQKLVWNVPFNGLTVVLNSTTDRIMNVDSSRKLAHEMMYEVIDAANACGVSLKREFADKMIEMTAKMTPYAPSMKLDYDFKRPMEIDAIYSQPLQHAAKKGFKMEKVEVLEKQLRFYNSINGF, encoded by the coding sequence ATGATGGATCTTCGTTATGCAGTAGTTGGAACAGGGGCCTTAGGAGGTTTCTATGGCGGGAAACTTGCTGAAGCAGGTAAACAGGTTGACTTCCTTTTTAATTCGGATTATGAGCAGGTAAAACAGCAGGGTTTGCGTGTGGATTCCGTTTCCGGTGATTTTTTGCTCAAGCCGGTCGCAGCCTACAATTCGACCAGCTCAATGCCGAAAGCAGACGTAGTTTTGGTATGTCTGAAAACAACCAATAACGGGCTTCTGAAGTCGCTTCTTCAGCCTTTGCTGCATGAGAATAGTGTCGTCATTTTGATCCAAAACGGTTTGGGGATTGAAGATGAACTGAGAGAGATGATGCCGGATATTCAAATTGCAGGTGGCCTGGCTTTCATTTGTTCCAATAAAATTGGTCCCGGCCACATTCATCACCTCGATTTGGGTAAACTAATCTTAGGATCCTATAATTTGAAAGACAAGTCGGTGTTGGAAAAGGTTGGAGAAGATTTTAAACAGGCAGGAGTGCCTTGCCAGATTGCAGAAGATCTGTATTTTGCCCGCTGGCAGAAGTTGGTATGGAATGTTCCTTTCAACGGATTGACGGTTGTTCTGAATTCAACAACAGATCGAATCATGAACGTGGACTCGAGCCGGAAACTGGCCCATGAGATGATGTACGAGGTGATTGATGCAGCCAATGCTTGCGGTGTTTCGCTGAAGCGGGAGTTCGCTGATAAGATGATCGAAATGACGGCGAAAATGACACCCTACGCACCGAGTATGAAACTGGATTACGACTTCAAACGCCCGATGGAGATTGATGCGATTTACAGCCAACCCTTGCAGCATGCTGCAAAAAAGGGATTCAAAATGGAAAAAGTAGAAGTGCTCGAAAAGCAGTTGCGTTTTTATAATTCCATCAATGGGTTTTAG